From Tiliqua scincoides isolate rTilSci1 chromosome 2, rTilSci1.hap2, whole genome shotgun sequence, the proteins below share one genomic window:
- the LOC136638631 gene encoding olfactory receptor 10R2-like — protein sequence MGTENLTVVTEFILHGFSSYPDLQIMFFVVFFIMYVLTLAGNIIIITTIRLDSSLHVPMYFFLSILSSSEVLYSLSIIPNMLANLVRPKKTISVIGCALQMCIFLGLGCTNCMLLVVMGYDRYVSICKPLHYQILMNQRLCNKMVAFAATAGFSFSTSETIIIFTLPFCGPNRIDHFFCDLAPLLKLACARNYIGEIVIFIICVFVVLLSFFLILLSYTLIVKTILEIPTTIGKRKAFSTCASHLIVVVVHFGCISIIYLRPKSRYTLDADTFIAVSYTMVTPLLNPMVYSLRNKDMQKALKKSLGSRSRCTQKFGQ from the coding sequence ATGGGAACAGAAAACCTAACTGTGGTGACGGAATTCATCCTGCATGGATTTTCCAGTTACCCAGATCTGCAGATTATGTTTTTTGTGGTGTTCTTCATCATGTACGTGCTAACTTTGGCtggaaatatcatcatcatcactacaaTAAGGTTGGACAGCAGCCTGCATGttcccatgtacttctttctcTCTATTCTCTCATCTTCAGAAGTCCTCTACTCACTCAGCATCATCCCCAACATGCTTGCAAATCTTGTAAGACCAAAAAAGACAATTTCTGTCATTGGCTGTGCTCTTCAAATGTGTATTTTCTTGGGCCTTGGGTGCACAAACTGTATGCTCCTAGTAGTGATGGGGTATGACCGATATGTGTCCATCTGTAAACCTTTACATTATCAGATTCTGATGAACCAAAGACTCTGCAACAAAATGGTGGCTTTTGCAGCAACTGCTGGGTTTTCGTTTTCTACTTCAGAGACAATCATCATATTTACTTTGCCTTTCTGTGGTCCAAACAGAATTGATCACTTCTTCTGTGATTTAGCCCCTTTGCTCAAGCTGGCCTGTGCCAGAAACTATATAGGAGAAATTGTCATTTTTATTATATGTGTTTTCGTGGTCCTTTTGTCATTCTTCCTGATCCTTCTCTCATACACTTTGATTGTAAAGACAATTCTGGAAATCCCTACTACAATAGGGAAGCGTAAAGCCTTTTCAACTTGTGCCTCCCATCTTATTGTGGTGGTTGTGCACTTTGGATGTATATCCATTATCTATTTAAGACCCAAGTCCAGATACACTCTGGATGCAGACACTTTTATTGCTGTCTCTTACACAATGGTGACACCCTTGTTGAACCCCATGgtttacagtttgagaaataaagATATGCAGAAGGCACTCAAGAAATCTCTCGGTAGCAGAAGCAGGTGTACCCAGAAATTCGGACAATGA
- the LOC136638632 gene encoding olfactory receptor 10T2-like has protein sequence MGSRNNTVVYEFILTGFSSFLDLKTVLFVVFFLIYLTSITANTLLITVIWVDRTLHTPMYFFLSVLSCSEICYSFVIVPKMLANLITETKAISFGGCIAQLFFFNTLGVANCIILTQMGYDRYAAICHPLRYPVLMNRRICRQLVASAYIISLIFVIIEQGLIVRLPFCGPNKIHHFFCEMGPVLKLACKKSSVTEISIFIFCIVIIFGSFLLVLLSYALILNTIFKIPSTKGKQKAFSTCASHIIVVVVHFGCASIIYLRPKSTYSLDQDIFISVSYTMVTPLLNPLVYSLRNKDVQLALKNTLGRRTCMSTA, from the coding sequence ATGGGAAgcagaaataatactgtggtgTATGAATTTATCCTGACTGGATTCTCCAGCTTCCTAGATCTGAAGACTGTATTGTTTGTTGTATTCTTCCTGATATATTTGACCAGTATAACTGCTAATACTCTCCTAATCACAGTTATCTGGGTTGACCGCACACTTCACactcccatgtatttcttcctttctgttctgtCCTGCTCTGAAATCTGCTACAGTTTTGTTATAGTCCCAAAAATGCTGGCGAATCTGATAACAGAAACAAAAGCCATTTCTTTTGGGGGTTGTATAGCTCAACTATTTTTCTTCAATACCCTTGGAGTTGCAAACTGCATTATACTGACCCAGATGGGTTATGACCGTTACGCGGCCATCTGCCATCCTCTCCGTTACCCAGTTCTCATGAACCGACGCATTTGTAGGCAACTGGTGGCCTCTGCTTATATAATAAGCCTTATTTTTGTCATAATAGAACAAGGGCTTATAGTGAGGCTGCCATTTTGTGGGCCCAATAAGAttcaccatttcttctgtgagatGGGTCCAGTTCTTAAGCTTGCCTGCAAAAAAAGCAGCGTCACTGAaatttccattttcattttttgcattgTAATTATCTTTGGCTCTTTTTTGCTGGTTCTTTTATCATATGCCCTCATCCTCAACACCATCTTCAAGATCCCCTCCACTAAGGGGAAGCAGAAAGCTTTTTCCACCTGTGCATCCCATATCATTGTGGTTGTGGTGCACTTTGGTTGTGCCTCCATCATCTATTTAAGGCCCAAATCTACCtactcactggatcaggacatctTCATATCAGTCAGTTACACAATGGTGACACCCTTATTGAATCCCCTGGTTTACAGCCTCAGAAACAAAGATGTGCAACTTGCCCTCAAAAATACTTTAGGCAGAAGGACATGTATGTCAACAGCATGA